A single window of Bacteroidota bacterium DNA harbors:
- a CDS encoding helix-turn-helix transcriptional regulator has product MTELGLFLAKKSASKAEISKKTGISKSRISELTLNTASHLRAKELYMIALAIDTDPCELLNFICKDLKLDK; this is encoded by the coding sequence ATGACCGAATTAGGATTATTTTTAGCCAAAAAATCAGCGAGTAAGGCTGAAATTTCAAAGAAGACTGGAATTAGTAAATCTCGTATTAGCGAGCTTACCTTAAATACTGCATCTCATTTAAGAGCAAAGGAACTTTACATGATTGCTTTGGCTATAGACACAGACCCTTGTGAATTGCTGAACTTCATCTGTAAGGATTTAAAATTAGATAAATAA
- a CDS encoding cation transporter, with amino-acid sequence MQKTTFRISKMDCPSEEQMIRMKLGDLSNIKSLDFDIANRQLTVFHLDNYDQIFQRLDNLKFDTSLIDSVLADNYTFTDNHKQERKLLWQVLAINFFFFVLELLTGFISNSMGLVADSLDMFADSIVYGLALFAVGGALARKKNIAKASGYFQLILAVFGFVEVIRRFTGFENVPTFETMIIISILALIGNAACLYLLQKSKSKEAHMQASMIFTSNDVIVNIGVIIAGVLVYLTNSKYPDLIVGTIVFFIVGLGAFKILKLAK; translated from the coding sequence ATGCAAAAAACAACCTTTAGAATATCAAAAATGGATTGCCCCTCGGAAGAGCAAATGATACGGATGAAATTGGGCGATTTGTCAAATATAAAATCGCTGGATTTTGATATTGCCAACAGGCAATTGACGGTTTTTCACTTAGACAATTATGATCAGATATTTCAACGGCTTGACAATTTAAAGTTTGACACTTCACTTATTGATAGTGTTTTGGCAGATAACTACACGTTTACAGACAATCACAAACAGGAACGCAAACTTTTGTGGCAGGTTTTAGCCATTAATTTTTTCTTTTTTGTACTGGAATTATTAACCGGCTTTATTTCAAACTCAATGGGGCTTGTGGCTGATAGCTTGGATATGTTTGCGGATAGCATTGTTTACGGGCTTGCGCTTTTTGCGGTTGGGGGTGCATTGGCAAGAAAAAAGAATATAGCAAAGGCCAGTGGTTACTTCCAGCTAATTCTTGCTGTTTTTGGCTTTGTAGAAGTTATAAGGCGCTTTACCGGGTTTGAAAATGTGCCCACATTTGAAACAATGATAATTATTTCAATACTGGCTTTAATTGGCAATGCGGCTTGCTTGTATTTGTTACAAAAAAGTAAAAGCAAAGAAGCACATATGCAGGCAAGCATGATTTTTACATCAAACGATGTAATAGTAAACATAGGTGTTATTATAGCGGGTGTACTTGTTTACCTCACCAATTCAAAATATCCGGACCTTATAGTTGGAACAATTGTGTTTTTTATTGTTGGGCTAGGGGCATTTAAAATACTAAAACTAGCAAAATAG